The sequence below is a genomic window from Candidatus Palauibacter australiensis.
CCGCGCAGCAGCGAGCGGAGCGTCGCATGCGAGATCTCGTCGTCCGCTAGGAGGCGGGCCGGACGAGTTTTTTGGAGGCGTTGGCTTTGCCTCCGACGGAGTTGTTTTCGGACTAAAGGGCGGTTGCTTGCGTAGACGGCCTTTTGCAGGAGCGTTGGTGCCTCCCGGTGCCGTCGTATGACGGTATCGGGAGGCCTGCGTTGTGGAGAGAAGCGATCGGGTGGCGCAAACAAGCGCCCCTGATCGTTTTTTTTTTGGGAGAAGCTTTTTTGGAGGAGCGTTTCACAGAAAGGGTGATCGATGTCGGTTAACTTGTCAGGAAAGCGGAAATGCGGTAACGCGCTCGTGACCATCGTAGTGAGCGTCTGGCTCCTTATTGGCGCGGCCCCGCTGCTCGCTCAGGGAGCGGTCTCGGGGACGGTAACCGATGCGGAGTCGCTGGCCCCGGTGGCCGGCGCGCAGGTGTTCGTTGCGGGAACGGTGATCGGTACGCTGTCGGGTCCGGAGGGCACGTACCGGTTGGAAGGCGTGCCGGCGGGCGAGCAGACCCTGACAGTCCGCCTGATCGGCTACCACGAACTGTCGCAGACGGTGACGGTGGCATCGGGCCAGGTGGTGTCGGCGGACTTCGCCGTGGAGCAGACGGCCCTTCGCCTCCAGGACATCGTCGTGACGGGGGTGGTGGGCGAGACGCCGCAGGTGAAGCTCCCGTTCACGGTGGAGCGGCTGTCGGCGCAGAACTTCCCCGTGCCGGCGGCCGACGTCTCCGCGTTGTTGACAGCGAAGGCGGCGGGCGTGTCGGTCGTGTCCGGCTCCGGCCAGCCCGGAGCGGAGGCGTCGATCATGCTGCGCGGTCCAACTTCCATCAACTCCGCAGGGCGCTCTCTGTCGCCGCTGATCGTGATCGACGGCGTGATCCAGTCGGAGTCGGCCTCGCTCTCCGACATCGGATCGCTGGACATCGACCACGTTGAGATCGTGAAGGGTGCGGCGGCGGCGTCGCTGTACGGTTCGCGAGCGCAGAACGGCGTGATCGAGATCTCGACCAAGCGCGGCACGGGCCTGCAGACGAACTCGCTGAACATCCTCGCCCGCGGCGAATACGGCATCGCCCAGTTGGTGGGGGACGTTGGCTTGACGCGGTCCCACCCGTACCAGATGAATGCGGCGGGAACGCTCTTCATCGACACCGACGGGAATGAGGTCGCTTTCACCGACCTGAGCCGCGGCGGATTCGGTGCCCCGGTCCTGGCGAACCAGATCAACCCCGGCGAACCGGGCGATTCCTTCACATCGTTCGCCAACCAGGCCTTCCCCCATGAACTGTTCGATCACATGAACACGTTCTTCGATCCCGGTGAAACGATCGATCTCTACGGCGCGGTGACGGGCCGCTTCGGCGAGTCGAGCTTCCGGGTGAGCGTGGACCAGTTCAGAGAGGGCGGCATCGTGCGTTGCACGCCGTGTATCGACAACCTCGGCACGTTGAACGCGGATCGGGTCGCCCAGGGCTTGACGGCCTACAACGTGGGGCTGCCGGACGACGACGGATACGAGCGACAGAACGTGCGCCTGAACGTCGACACCCGGTTCGGCGACCTGGACATCGCCGCGAGCGGGTTCTACTCCCGCGCCAACCAGGACGACAAGGCGCTCGAGAACGGCGCGTTCAGCCAGCTGACTTTCGCCTCGCCGGCCGTCGATCTGGCACAGATCGACCCGGTGGACGGGTATCCGAGGATCGACGCGGACTCGCAGTCCATCTCAAACAACCCGCTCTACCTCCTGGCGATCGTAGACAGTCGGGACAAGCGGACGCGGACGATGGGTTCGGTCGACCTCAACTACTCTCCGTCGGGTCTCGACTGGTTGACCCTGGAGGCGAACGCGTCTTTCGACCGGACGGACTTCTACGATTACGAACTCTACCCGAAGAACGAGAAGACCCGTGAGGGCCCAACCGGCGGCAGCCTGCGCGAAGGCAACTTCGAGGACGAGGCGATCAACGCATCGGTGACGCTCGGCGCGAGCGAGACGTTCATGGACGGCGACCTCACGGTGCGCGGCAAGGCCCGCTACCTGATCGAGGACCAGCGCTTCGAGTCGAACGGCGTCTTCGGAAGCCAGTTCTCGGTGCAGGACGTCCCGAACTTCGGCGCCATCATCGGATCCACGACGGGCAGCAACTCCGTCCGGGCCATCAAGGCGGAAGGACTCTTCGGGATCGCGAGCGCGGACTACAAGGGTCGCTACATTCTCGACGGTCTGATCCGGCGCGACGGTTCGTCCCTCTTCGGGCCGGACGAGCGGTGGCAGACCTACTACCGGGGTTCGTTTGCCTGGCGCGTGACGCAGGAGGATTTCTGGAACATCGACGCGATCGATGAACTGAAGCTGCGCTTCTCGCTGGGTACGGCGGGCGGGCGGCCGAACTTCCAGGCACAGTACGAGACGTTCGGGATCTCCGGTGGCGCGATTTTCCCCGTCAACCTGGGGAACACCGCGCTCAAGCCGGAATTCACGACGGAGCGCGAGGCGGGAATCAATTTCGTCTTCTTCGACAACCTGGGCCTCGACCTGACCTACGCGTGGCAGACGACCGATGACCAGTTGCTGCGGGTACCGCAGCCGGCGTTCGTCGGTTTCTCGAGCCAGTGGCAGAACGCGGGCGCGATCTCGGCGCAGACGTATGAGATCTCCATGCGCTACGCACCGATCGACACCCAGGACATGGGCCTGCAGTTCCGGCTGAACTGGGATCGGACGCGCCAGGAGATCACGCGGCTGGACGTTCCCGCGTACCGCCAGGGGACGTTCTTCGTCTCGGAGGGTCGTCCGCTGGGCGAGATGTGGGGCCACGTGCTGGCGACAACCTGCTCGGATCTCGAACCCGTCGGCATCTCGGCTTCGGACTGCAACGCGAACTTCCGGGTGAACGACGACGGCATCCTCGTGTGGACGGGAGGCGCCGACTTCACCGAGGGGTTCAGCAAGAAACTCTGGGGGACGGACGGGACGGTCGCCACGGTCGACGGCGGCGAGAACACGTACCTCTGGGGCATTCCGATCAAGGTCCTGGACTACTCGCCGGCGTGCGTGGCGAAGAACCCGGGCAACTACATGGAGAAGTGCCAGCTCACGGACGTGCTTCCGTTCGGGAACACGACGCCGGACTTCAACGTGTCGTTCGGGTCCAACTTCCGTTACAAGAGTCTCGCCCTGAACGCCCTCGTCGAGTCGTCGATGGGTCACTCCATCTACAACAACACGGCGCAGTGGGCGCTCCGGGATGACCGGGGCGAGGACGTGGACCAGACGGGGAAACCCCTCGAGTTCAACAAGTCCATCGGTTACGTGGCGGGCGTTTATCTCTCGAACAACGACAACGACTGGTTCCGCGAGGACGGCGACTGGATCAAGATTCGCGAATTGTCGATCGGGTACACGCTGCCGGACGGGATGAGGCAGAGCCTCTTCGGCGAGATGTTCGACCGGGTTACCGTCAACGCAATCGGCCGTAACCTGCTGACGATCACCGACTATCGCGGATACGATCCGGAGGTCGGCCGGAGCGGCGGCGAACTCACGAACGCGGGCCTGCAGCGGTACGACAGCTTCGGCTATCCGAACTTCCGCTCGTTCACGTTCTCGGCGGAACTGGTCTTCTGACACTCCCTCCGCGAAACGGGGGTCGGACGGAAATTGATCGAGTTAACGGAGGGGTCATGAAAAAGAAGCTGACACTGCCGGCCATCACGCTGGCTCTGGGAGTCGGCTTTTCGGGTTGCGACCTTCAGGTCAGCAATCCGAACGAGCCGGATCGGGCACGCGCCCTGGCCAGCCCGGATGACGTCGAGTCGCTCATCGCCAGTTCCTACCAGCAGGTGTGGGCGATGGGCCATTACTGGAACAACGCGAACTTCTCGTTCAACCACATGTCGAGTCGGCACACGGCGACGTGGGGCAACAACGGCCAGAACGACCTCGGCCGGGAGCCCCGCGAACCGATGCCGAACTCGACCTCCTATCGGTGGTCGTACGTGTTCTCGGAGCACTGGAACGACGCCTACGGCGGGATCGCGGCGGCGTCCGACGGGGTCCGGGCCATCGACGAAGGTCTGGAAATCGGTCCGGGCGGCGAGCGCAACGCCCGCGCCCGCGCCTTCGCCATTTCCAGTCAGGCGATACTGAGCTGCCTGCTCGCGCTGTGGTACGATCAGGCCTTCATCGTCGACGAGACGACCGATCTCACCGGCGAACTCGAGACGATCGACTACAACAGCATGTTCAGCTACGCGATGGGCAAGCTGAACGAGGCGGAGTCCGCCGTACGGGGGACTTCGTTCTCGCTCCCGGACACCTGGATCAACGGGAACCCCTGGGACAACAACCAGTTCGCCGACTATCTCGTAGGCTGGAAGGCGCGCTGCGCGGCGAACCTGCCCCGAACGGATGCGGAGGCGGCAGGGGCCAACTGGAGCCAGATCATCTCCGACGCGCGGGCCGGCATCCAGGATGTCGTCGTCGTCGGCGAAGACCGTTCGTCCGACACGGCCTGGTATGACGACCTGAAGGCCAAGGCGCAGCAGAACGGCACCTGGCACCGCATGCACATGGATTGGGCCGGCATGGCGGACCAGAGCGGCCAGTACCAGGACTGGCTGTCCTTCGAGACCTCGAAGCGGACGGCGCGCAAGATGAGCTTCGGGGATGACCGGCGTTACCCTGCTGTGAACGAGGATGGGACGCTGGGAGAGAGCGTGAGCCCCACGGCCGCTTCCACGGGTCCGGTCCACCGCTACAACGCGAACATCATCTTCATCGCCTCGCGCGGGACGTACCGGCAGTCGCACTACGGAGATGCGCGGTACGACCACTACACCCTGAGCTGCAACTTCTGCGAATCCGGGGACATGGAGGAGATGACGGGCCAGGAGATGGACCACTACGTCGCGGAAGGCCTGTACCGGATGGGCGACTTCGCGGGGGCCGCGGACATCATCAATGTGACGCGGATGCAGGCGGGGCTCCCTCCGGCGCCGTCGAACCCGACGGATGCGGTGCCGTCCAACGGGGCGGGCGAGTGCACGCCGCGCAAGCGGTACGACGTGCAGGGGCGTTGCGGCAACCTGCGGGACGCGATCTGGTTCGAGCACTTCGAGAACGTGTACAACGTGTTCGGCGGGCTCGAACACTGGCACGGACGACGCAACGACATCCTGCCGGCGGGCACGGCGCTGCACCTGCCGATGCCGGCGGCGGATCTGGAGGTTCTGCAGCGGGACATCTACACCTTCGGCGGGAGCGCGGGCGGTGCGGCCGGCAATCCGACGCCGCCCTCGATCGTTCCGGGCAGCCTCGATTCAGCGCTGGAGCGGGCGGCTTTCACGCTGCATCGCCTCCAGAGGCACCAGAAGGCCGCGCGCGCCAGCGAAGACATGGTCGTGCGTTGACGCAAAACGACCGGGGGGCGTCTGCGGGCTCCTCCCGGTCTGACTACAGATAAAGGGCGGTTCGGACGAAGCAAGAAAGCGGCTCGATAGTGTCGAGCGGATCGGTTCCCCGGTAGGCCCGGGTCGCACGGATCTCACTGCTACAAGGAGAGTGATCCATGTTGTTCAGGTTGTCAGGACGGCGGAGGCGCGCGAGCGCGCTGGCCGCCACGGCAGTGAGCGCCTGGCTCTTCATCGGCGCGGCCCCGCTGCTTGCTCAGGGAGCGATCTCCGGGACGGTGACCGATGCGGAGTCGCTGGCCCCGGTGGCCGGCGCGCAGGTGTTCGTTGCGGGAACGGTGATCGGTACGCTGTCGGGTCTGGAGGGCACGTACCGATTGGACGGCGTGCCGGCGGGCGAACAGACCGTGACGGTGCGCCTGATCGGCTACCACGAACTGTCGCAGACGGTGACGGTGGCTTCTGGCCAAGTGGCGACGGCGGACTTCGCCGTGGAACA
It includes:
- a CDS encoding SusC/RagA family TonB-linked outer membrane protein; the protein is MTIVVSVWLLIGAAPLLAQGAVSGTVTDAESLAPVAGAQVFVAGTVIGTLSGPEGTYRLEGVPAGEQTLTVRLIGYHELSQTVTVASGQVVSADFAVEQTALRLQDIVVTGVVGETPQVKLPFTVERLSAQNFPVPAADVSALLTAKAAGVSVVSGSGQPGAEASIMLRGPTSINSAGRSLSPLIVIDGVIQSESASLSDIGSLDIDHVEIVKGAAAASLYGSRAQNGVIEISTKRGTGLQTNSLNILARGEYGIAQLVGDVGLTRSHPYQMNAAGTLFIDTDGNEVAFTDLSRGGFGAPVLANQINPGEPGDSFTSFANQAFPHELFDHMNTFFDPGETIDLYGAVTGRFGESSFRVSVDQFREGGIVRCTPCIDNLGTLNADRVAQGLTAYNVGLPDDDGYERQNVRLNVDTRFGDLDIAASGFYSRANQDDKALENGAFSQLTFASPAVDLAQIDPVDGYPRIDADSQSISNNPLYLLAIVDSRDKRTRTMGSVDLNYSPSGLDWLTLEANASFDRTDFYDYELYPKNEKTREGPTGGSLREGNFEDEAINASVTLGASETFMDGDLTVRGKARYLIEDQRFESNGVFGSQFSVQDVPNFGAIIGSTTGSNSVRAIKAEGLFGIASADYKGRYILDGLIRRDGSSLFGPDERWQTYYRGSFAWRVTQEDFWNIDAIDELKLRFSLGTAGGRPNFQAQYETFGISGGAIFPVNLGNTALKPEFTTEREAGINFVFFDNLGLDLTYAWQTTDDQLLRVPQPAFVGFSSQWQNAGAISAQTYEISMRYAPIDTQDMGLQFRLNWDRTRQEITRLDVPAYRQGTFFVSEGRPLGEMWGHVLATTCSDLEPVGISASDCNANFRVNDDGILVWTGGADFTEGFSKKLWGTDGTVATVDGGENTYLWGIPIKVLDYSPACVAKNPGNYMEKCQLTDVLPFGNTTPDFNVSFGSNFRYKSLALNALVESSMGHSIYNNTAQWALRDDRGEDVDQTGKPLEFNKSIGYVAGVYLSNNDNDWFREDGDWIKIRELSIGYTLPDGMRQSLFGEMFDRVTVNAIGRNLLTITDYRGYDPEVGRSGGELTNAGLQRYDSFGYPNFRSFTFSAELVF